A window of the Chloroflexus sp. Y-396-1 genome harbors these coding sequences:
- a CDS encoding PP2C family protein-serine/threonine phosphatase — translation MHKAIPGHILIIDDSEYNRLLLERQLTRRGHTALTAGSGLQGLTYARQQRFDLIVLDLMMPEMDGRAVLAALKRDPQLRHIPVIIVSALDEIDDVVHCIEAGAEDYLTKPINTTLLYAKIDSCLERKRLRDQEQAYLMAMRYELELARRTQADFLPATLPSITNWHIAAKLVSAREMAGDFYDVFHLSDQRWMFLVGDVCDKGVGAALFMALTRTLLRAFAGQAVAIHHNDPLQAVMMTNEYIVRHHHGSRTFSTIFCAIIDSSNGTLSYINAGHPPPYILRSAGSVETLEPTGPAVGWIGNARFTVGTTLLEVGDSLFAYTDGSIEARAADGTLFGEERLLATVAANYRNGALHLEAITQAILDYSGRQLPDDDITLLAVCRSGSVE, via the coding sequence ATGCACAAAGCAATACCGGGACACATCCTGATCATTGATGACAGCGAATATAATCGCTTACTCCTCGAACGCCAACTTACCCGGCGTGGACATACCGCGCTGACCGCAGGTAGTGGGCTGCAAGGCCTCACCTATGCCCGTCAGCAGCGCTTTGATCTTATTGTGCTCGATTTGATGATGCCCGAAATGGATGGGCGGGCGGTTTTGGCCGCGCTAAAACGCGACCCTCAATTACGGCATATTCCGGTTATCATCGTTTCAGCACTCGATGAGATCGACGATGTTGTGCACTGTATTGAAGCTGGTGCTGAGGACTATCTGACGAAACCGATTAACACAACGTTGTTGTATGCCAAAATAGACTCCTGTCTTGAGCGAAAAAGATTACGCGATCAAGAGCAAGCCTATCTGATGGCAATGCGCTATGAACTAGAGTTAGCGCGACGCACTCAAGCTGACTTTCTTCCCGCGACATTACCTTCAATTACGAACTGGCACATTGCGGCTAAACTCGTGTCGGCGCGTGAAATGGCCGGCGATTTTTACGATGTGTTCCATCTATCTGACCAGAGATGGATGTTTCTGGTCGGTGATGTTTGTGATAAGGGGGTAGGGGCGGCACTCTTCATGGCATTGACACGGACGCTGCTCCGTGCCTTTGCCGGGCAAGCGGTAGCCATTCATCATAACGATCCGTTGCAGGCGGTGATGATGACGAATGAGTACATTGTTCGCCATCATCATGGCAGTCGTACATTTTCGACCATCTTTTGCGCGATTATTGATTCTTCCAACGGCACCCTGAGCTATATCAACGCCGGGCATCCGCCGCCATATATCCTTCGTTCTGCCGGCAGTGTTGAAACGCTAGAGCCAACCGGGCCGGCAGTAGGTTGGATCGGCAATGCCCGTTTTACTGTTGGTACAACTTTGTTAGAGGTCGGCGATAGTTTATTTGCCTATACCGATGGTAGTATCGAAGCTCGTGCGGCAGATGGTACCCTGTTCGGTGAAGAACGACTGCTAGCGACTGTCGCCGCGAATTACCGTAACGGAGCTTTGCATCTGGAAGCGATAACTCAGGCAATATTAGACTATTCGGGTCGTCAGCTTCCTGACGACGATATAACGCTATTAGCCGTATGTCGCTCAGGGAGCGTTGAATGA
- a CDS encoding glycosyltransferase family 4 protein, which translates to MIAPFGIRPKGTLLARMLPLAQALQQRGHTVSIVAPPIHNPADGGTTRCITGVAVTHTVSPPFTGLPAALWHTIALWWAARHTHADVIHLFKPKGFGGLAVLARGQIPLVVDCDDWEGSGGWNELLPYPAPAKALFAWQERDLPRRARAVTVVSHTLETLVWAMGVPPQRVFYLPNGASLPSLFRWQPSSQPTIVLYTRFWELDLVEVAMALALVHRSRPDARLILIGKGERGEEQRLLALAKALDCAAMIDYRGWLEPSAIPALLASADVALVPIRDTLINRARGMAKLVELMAVGVPIVASDVGAARDYLAPDAGILVPPGNATALATAVIHLLADETARARLRTAVLAAAQRLRWDQLAPIAELAYQHARERS; encoded by the coding sequence ATGATTGCGCCCTTCGGTATTCGACCGAAGGGCACATTGCTTGCCCGCATGCTGCCGTTAGCGCAAGCATTACAGCAGCGTGGGCATACAGTCAGTATTGTTGCGCCACCGATTCATAATCCTGCTGATGGTGGTACAACCCGTTGCATTACTGGGGTAGCGGTTACTCATACCGTCTCCCCACCGTTTACCGGTCTGCCGGCAGCACTCTGGCATACGATAGCTCTCTGGTGGGCTGCCCGGCATACTCACGCCGATGTTATCCATCTTTTCAAACCAAAAGGATTTGGCGGGTTGGCGGTATTAGCGCGTGGTCAGATACCGTTGGTTGTCGATTGCGATGATTGGGAAGGGTCAGGGGGCTGGAATGAACTGTTGCCATATCCCGCACCAGCCAAAGCACTCTTTGCCTGGCAAGAGCGCGATTTGCCACGTCGGGCCAGAGCAGTAACCGTTGTTTCGCACACGCTGGAAACCCTAGTTTGGGCCATGGGTGTGCCACCGCAACGGGTCTTCTATTTGCCCAATGGTGCGTCGCTTCCGAGTTTATTCCGCTGGCAACCATCATCGCAACCAACAATAGTCCTCTACACCCGCTTTTGGGAGCTTGATCTAGTAGAAGTAGCGATGGCGTTAGCGCTTGTGCATCGATCCCGTCCTGATGCCCGTCTCATCCTGATCGGCAAAGGTGAGCGCGGAGAAGAGCAGCGGCTGTTGGCGCTTGCCAAAGCTCTTGACTGTGCAGCGATGATCGATTATCGCGGTTGGCTCGAGCCATCGGCAATCCCGGCCCTGCTCGCTAGTGCCGATGTAGCGTTGGTTCCAATACGCGATACGTTGATCAATCGGGCACGGGGAATGGCCAAGTTGGTTGAGCTGATGGCCGTCGGTGTCCCTATTGTAGCCAGTGACGTGGGTGCCGCACGCGATTACCTTGCACCTGATGCCGGTATCCTGGTGCCGCCAGGCAATGCAACCGCACTGGCAACGGCAGTTATTCACTTGCTCGCCGATGAGACGGCGCGTGCACGTCTCCGTACTGCTGTCCTTGCCGCAGCCCAACGTCTACGCTGGGATCAGCTTGCCCCAATTGCTGAGCTGGCCTATCAGCATGCCAGGGAACGCTCTTAG
- a CDS encoding FAD-dependent oxidoreductase, giving the protein MSEPLGSAQRPLRVAIIGAGPAGFYTVEALLKQKNLVCQIDIFNRFPTPYGLVREGVAPDHQSIKAVTRVYDKLAAHSSVRYFGNVTFGVDITRADLRARYDQIVYAVGAQSDRRMGIPGEDLFGSMPATAFVGWYNGRPDYRDLEVDLNVERVVVVGNGNVAMDVTRILVSDPDDLAKTDIADHALAALRQSKVREVVMLGRRGPAQAAFTNPELKEFGELRGVDVIVDPADLELDPLSEAALAEDKTAAKNVELLRAYAARGATGAPRRIVMRFLVSPIAIHGVDGRVTGVTIERNRLVQAADGSLRPRGTGITEELSCGMVLRSVGYRGEPLPDVPFDEASGTIPNRDGRVLTAPNGDPVPGEYVVGWIKRGPSGVIGTNKPDAVATVNSMLADLPNLPGAPQNDDIADLLRERGIDFVTYADWQRLDAYETAQGAAQGRPRVKVTRVEEMMNIIRAGR; this is encoded by the coding sequence GTGAGTGAACCCCTTGGAAGCGCACAGCGCCCGCTGCGTGTTGCAATTATTGGCGCCGGCCCGGCTGGTTTTTACACCGTTGAGGCCTTACTCAAACAGAAGAATCTTGTCTGCCAGATCGACATCTTTAACCGTTTCCCTACCCCATACGGTCTGGTACGTGAGGGGGTAGCCCCTGATCACCAATCGATTAAGGCCGTAACCCGTGTCTATGACAAGCTGGCAGCTCATAGCAGTGTGCGCTACTTTGGAAATGTGACCTTTGGTGTTGACATTACCCGTGCTGATCTACGTGCTCGCTATGACCAGATTGTCTATGCGGTTGGCGCCCAGTCAGATCGACGGATGGGCATTCCCGGTGAAGACCTCTTCGGCAGTATGCCAGCAACTGCCTTCGTAGGCTGGTACAATGGCCGTCCCGACTATCGCGATCTGGAAGTAGACCTGAACGTCGAGCGAGTCGTGGTCGTCGGAAATGGAAATGTGGCAATGGATGTCACGCGCATTCTGGTGAGTGATCCTGATGATCTGGCAAAGACCGACATTGCCGACCACGCTTTAGCTGCATTACGACAGAGCAAAGTTCGGGAAGTGGTCATGCTTGGGCGGCGCGGGCCAGCGCAAGCTGCTTTCACCAATCCTGAACTGAAAGAGTTTGGCGAATTGCGTGGCGTTGATGTGATTGTTGATCCGGCAGATCTGGAACTCGACCCCCTGAGCGAAGCAGCGCTCGCCGAGGATAAGACCGCAGCGAAGAATGTGGAGCTGTTGCGCGCCTATGCTGCTCGTGGCGCTACGGGTGCTCCACGCCGCATTGTAATGCGCTTCCTGGTCTCACCAATCGCAATCCACGGTGTTGATGGTCGGGTAACGGGCGTCACGATTGAGCGCAACCGATTGGTGCAGGCTGCTGATGGCAGTTTGCGTCCACGCGGAACTGGCATTACCGAGGAATTGAGCTGCGGGATGGTTTTGCGTTCGGTAGGGTATCGAGGTGAACCATTGCCCGATGTACCGTTTGATGAAGCCAGTGGCACTATTCCCAACCGTGATGGACGAGTGCTGACAGCTCCGAATGGTGATCCGGTACCGGGTGAATATGTGGTAGGCTGGATCAAGCGTGGTCCTTCGGGGGTTATTGGAACCAACAAGCCGGATGCAGTGGCAACTGTTAACAGCATGCTGGCCGATCTACCCAATTTACCTGGCGCACCCCAGAACGATGATATTGCTGACCTGCTACGCGAACGTGGAATTGATTTTGTGACCTACGCTGATTGGCAACGACTTGATGCGTATGAAACGGCTCAGGGCGCGGCCCAAGGACGTCCCAGAGTTAAAGTCACCCGAGTCGAAGAGATGATGAACATTATTCGTGCTGGTCGCTGA
- a CDS encoding FtsK/SpoIIIE domain-containing protein, which translates to MVDSNFNRPPRLRPRWRVETVELPTPPHPPALRSNTAWMQASLPIIAALLFGTSALFGFGSWWAAVPALILAVLSGGFTLFQEHDASRRNAQTYAEQQALFADRLATVKARLRRLHEEERAARRYLAPDPAELLRIAGADERPRAPEPRLWERRLSDDDALELRLGCGTLPASVRVVAPTDAPADRRIDQLIAEYASLHQVPICLPLLQLGSLGIAGPRPAVLGLTYAMLAQAAVLHAPTELRIGVITSVTTAADWQWIMRLPHGQLLDETPVGRALIAAEPAAVERLLTFLLDELSRRREGSSAHPLPFVIIVDSASLVTVHTALGQILRDGGAHRFIVVVLADDWANVPEHCAAVVEVDQRMGRWTRAGEAWPVTPFQPDLFERRDIERLAGRLSTIRLTEVGTGHHLPRQVRLIDLLTAVLPDEGGIPSYWQQWSSTAWHHDVPIGAVGEGKLCYLNLNEQHHGPHGIIAGATGAGKSVLLQTIITSLAVMHGPDRLNMLLVDFKGGAALAPFAGWPHTTGFVTDLDGRLAMRAIAAISSELHRRKAALRHVAERYGIHLENIADYRALAGRYSLPPLPNLLIVLDEFDEMTRSCPEFVSALIRVVKQGRSLGVHLLIATQQPARVVSDEIRSQLSYFIALRLGSSDDSREMLQRPDAAFLPAQFPGRAYMRSGSDVRLFQVARLAGQANGQSDLDLIGRRLISAGQAYLKALDWQPLPIWHPPLPPRLTMKIPATDAQTVVGLLDIPQQSRQIPLLVDLRSGHLAIFGGPASGKSMVLARIVLNLAERLSPSSLWCYLIDGDGRLLSILADLPHVGALVRPFEREALVTLFRQLDHQLRERRLRVLAGQSPGPALLVVIDRLAVLRDELRDAHGESDLADLVRLARTGRDLGVHLIVCADRPADMPYRLAALFEQRVALRMADLNDYADVFGQRPVNQLPPQTPGRGYWLHPDEGLLEVQVALPTGCSESGDPHELMQAIRAQVAVLKSNTLQTDQMPPPLALLPERLSTAHLPPSHYTDATLRLVCGWAAEPPGPARLCLTLEASHALVFGPRRSGKSTALLTLAQSALNALPSLRLLVIDGPRRSLHHLRTLPQTVRYVADEAGIATLSTELVGLRRDPTNRYLVVIDDYQLCRERWRDHFTQSYSTTPNLFQQLVELAQTGTEPFHLLIAAGISYADDPLMRVIDGARNGLILWPGRYKSGTRLLGLSLPLIEQRNSDQPPGRALLISGDDEPIVIQVARHGEE; encoded by the coding sequence ATGGTGGACAGTAATTTTAATCGGCCACCTCGGTTACGTCCACGCTGGCGTGTTGAGACGGTTGAACTACCGACACCGCCGCACCCTCCTGCACTGCGATCAAATACAGCCTGGATGCAGGCATCACTACCAATCATCGCAGCGCTTTTGTTTGGGACGAGTGCGCTGTTTGGGTTCGGTTCATGGTGGGCGGCAGTACCGGCACTTATCCTGGCAGTGCTGAGCGGTGGATTTACCCTGTTCCAGGAGCACGATGCTTCTCGGCGAAACGCCCAGACGTATGCTGAGCAACAAGCACTCTTTGCTGATCGATTGGCGACGGTCAAAGCCCGCTTACGTCGCTTGCACGAAGAGGAACGGGCTGCTCGTCGGTATCTGGCACCCGATCCTGCTGAATTACTCCGGATTGCAGGTGCTGACGAGCGGCCACGGGCGCCAGAGCCTCGCTTGTGGGAGCGTCGTCTGAGTGATGATGATGCGCTAGAGTTGCGGTTAGGCTGTGGTACGTTACCGGCATCTGTGCGGGTAGTTGCACCCACAGATGCACCTGCCGACCGTCGGATCGATCAATTAATCGCCGAATATGCTAGTCTGCACCAGGTGCCGATTTGTTTACCGTTGCTGCAACTCGGCTCGCTCGGCATCGCCGGGCCACGACCGGCAGTATTAGGGCTGACCTACGCAATGCTTGCCCAAGCTGCGGTATTGCATGCTCCCACCGAATTGCGTATCGGCGTAATCACTAGCGTTACAACTGCTGCTGATTGGCAGTGGATCATGCGTTTACCGCATGGTCAATTGCTCGATGAAACACCGGTTGGACGGGCATTGATTGCTGCTGAGCCAGCCGCGGTAGAGCGTCTGTTAACCTTCCTCCTTGACGAACTGAGTCGGCGTCGGGAAGGTTCATCAGCACATCCGCTCCCATTTGTAATTATTGTCGATAGTGCTTCGCTGGTAACGGTTCACACTGCGCTTGGTCAAATACTGCGTGATGGTGGGGCCCATCGTTTCATCGTGGTGGTGCTGGCTGATGATTGGGCAAATGTTCCTGAACATTGCGCAGCAGTAGTTGAAGTTGATCAACGAATGGGACGTTGGACGCGCGCCGGTGAAGCCTGGCCAGTAACTCCGTTTCAGCCCGATCTCTTCGAGCGTCGTGATATTGAACGTCTAGCAGGTCGCTTATCAACAATTCGCCTAACCGAAGTTGGTACCGGTCATCACTTACCGCGACAGGTGCGCCTCATCGATCTGCTCACCGCTGTGCTTCCCGATGAAGGAGGTATTCCCTCGTACTGGCAACAGTGGTCATCTACCGCCTGGCATCATGACGTGCCAATTGGCGCGGTGGGCGAAGGGAAATTGTGCTATCTCAATCTCAACGAACAACATCATGGCCCTCACGGTATTATTGCCGGAGCAACCGGCGCGGGGAAGAGTGTTTTACTCCAGACGATTATCACTTCACTCGCGGTAATGCACGGCCCTGATCGACTCAATATGTTGCTCGTTGACTTCAAAGGTGGAGCTGCATTAGCGCCTTTTGCTGGCTGGCCTCACACGACCGGTTTTGTCACCGATCTCGACGGACGGCTGGCGATGCGTGCGATTGCAGCGATCAGCAGTGAATTGCACCGCCGTAAGGCAGCCTTACGTCACGTTGCTGAACGCTATGGTATCCACCTTGAAAACATAGCTGATTATCGTGCACTGGCCGGACGATACTCGTTGCCACCGCTGCCTAATTTGCTGATTGTGCTCGATGAATTCGACGAGATGACACGCAGTTGTCCTGAATTTGTCAGTGCTCTGATACGGGTCGTGAAGCAGGGTCGCTCGCTCGGCGTGCATCTGTTGATTGCAACTCAACAACCGGCACGAGTAGTGAGTGATGAAATTCGTAGCCAACTGAGCTATTTTATTGCATTGCGCTTGGGAAGCAGTGATGATAGCCGCGAAATGCTTCAGCGCCCTGATGCAGCGTTCTTGCCAGCTCAGTTTCCCGGTCGTGCCTATATGCGTAGCGGGAGTGACGTGCGTTTGTTCCAGGTGGCACGGCTGGCTGGTCAAGCGAATGGCCAAAGTGATCTCGATCTGATCGGGCGACGCCTAATAAGCGCTGGTCAGGCGTATCTTAAAGCTCTGGACTGGCAACCATTGCCGATCTGGCATCCGCCACTTCCACCCCGCTTAACGATGAAAATCCCGGCAACCGATGCGCAAACTGTCGTTGGCTTGCTCGACATACCCCAACAGAGTCGGCAGATCCCGCTGCTGGTTGATCTACGTTCGGGGCATTTAGCGATCTTTGGTGGGCCGGCGAGCGGCAAAAGTATGGTATTGGCTCGTATTGTGCTCAATCTCGCCGAACGGCTGTCACCTTCATCGCTTTGGTGTTATTTAATCGATGGAGATGGTCGACTATTGAGTATATTGGCCGATCTACCGCATGTGGGCGCGCTGGTGCGTCCTTTCGAGCGAGAGGCGCTTGTGACCCTCTTTCGGCAGCTTGACCATCAGTTGCGCGAACGACGGCTTAGAGTTCTTGCCGGTCAATCGCCAGGACCAGCGTTGCTGGTTGTGATCGACCGTCTGGCAGTGCTGCGTGATGAGTTACGTGATGCCCACGGCGAAAGTGATCTGGCCGATCTGGTGCGTCTGGCACGTACCGGACGTGACCTCGGTGTGCATTTGATTGTTTGTGCTGATCGACCTGCTGATATGCCTTACCGACTAGCCGCCCTCTTCGAACAGCGAGTGGCGTTGCGGATGGCCGATCTCAACGATTATGCTGATGTATTTGGGCAACGACCGGTCAATCAGTTGCCGCCACAGACACCTGGCCGCGGGTACTGGCTGCATCCTGATGAAGGATTACTTGAGGTACAAGTTGCACTACCGACGGGGTGTAGCGAGAGCGGTGATCCGCACGAGCTAATGCAAGCCATACGTGCACAGGTGGCCGTGCTGAAGTCTAATACACTGCAAACCGATCAGATGCCACCACCGCTGGCTTTGTTGCCAGAGCGATTGTCTACCGCTCACTTACCACCATCGCACTACACCGATGCAACGTTGCGGCTGGTGTGTGGTTGGGCCGCAGAACCACCGGGTCCAGCGCGGCTGTGTCTTACCCTTGAGGCATCCCATGCACTTGTGTTTGGTCCGCGACGGAGCGGCAAGAGTACCGCGCTGCTAACACTGGCTCAAAGTGCACTCAATGCCTTACCATCGTTACGTCTGCTGGTGATTGATGGTCCGCGTCGCAGTTTGCACCATTTGCGAACACTGCCGCAAACAGTGCGATATGTCGCCGACGAAGCAGGCATTGCTACGTTAAGTACAGAACTAGTTGGGCTGCGTCGTGATCCAACCAACCGTTATCTAGTCGTAATCGACGACTACCAGCTTTGCCGTGAACGTTGGCGTGATCACTTCACCCAGAGCTACAGCACAACACCGAACCTCTTTCAACAACTCGTTGAACTAGCACAGACCGGCACCGAACCGTTTCACCTGCTCATTGCGGCTGGTATCAGTTATGCCGATGATCCGTTGATGCGCGTGATCGATGGTGCGCGTAATGGGCTGATACTCTGGCCGGGACGCTACAAATCAGGCACTCGGCTACTCGGTTTGAGCTTACCCCTCATCGAGCAGCGCAACAGCGACCAGCCACCGGGCCGAGCGCTACTAATCAGCGGTGATGATGAGCCAATAGTGATTCAGGTAGCCAGACATGGGGAGGAATGA
- a CDS encoding WXG100 family type VII secretion target, protein MSDRVLSTATAREAIERFQRIVQGPLLQQISDLNREGQVLSDPNNWDGRLAAQFRAHWAETHQKLLAIRDALEELRRQVAQINQNIMQAGGQ, encoded by the coding sequence ATGAGCGACCGCGTACTCTCGACCGCCACAGCCCGCGAAGCCATTGAGCGTTTTCAGCGCATTGTACAAGGACCACTGTTGCAGCAGATCAGCGATCTCAACCGTGAAGGGCAGGTGCTCTCCGACCCCAACAATTGGGATGGGCGGTTGGCCGCCCAATTTCGCGCCCATTGGGCAGAAACCCATCAAAAGCTGCTCGCAATTCGCGATGCGCTTGAAGAACTACGGCGACAGGTAGCCCAGATCAATCAGAACATTATGCAGGCCGGCGGACAGTAA
- a CDS encoding NADH-ubiquinone oxidoreductase: MKYQLTLHPVAGAWHSERLTLIVRGERIVDVDYRPSVGDGTYARRLVQGGPEGALIAASRVCPYCSVAHTLAFCLAIEQLAGVTPPLRAQAIRVVLAELERAASHINTLAALAMALGLNETARLSQLETRLRSLLVSLPSNGKTAYIRPGGLAAPPADHTLSEIAQTVNELLPKMVTVAEQSIPRRSLLARMVDIGTLHTSAARQFGLAGPLARASGVETDLRIQAPYAAYHVLIPELVVEEGGDVHARVVVLLLEAIEALRLVSRWLQNLPIGAVYEEVALQAGEAIVTVEAPRGPLRYTVCSDGQQLTEVQIGIGPQLDRLLARSLLQHAAVDDALLIAISTDPCTACWQAATYVIGRS, translated from the coding sequence TTGAAGTACCAATTGACGCTCCACCCGGTAGCTGGAGCCTGGCATAGCGAGCGCTTAACACTTATAGTACGCGGCGAACGTATCGTCGATGTCGACTATCGCCCTTCGGTAGGTGATGGTACATATGCGCGTCGGCTTGTTCAGGGCGGTCCTGAAGGAGCTTTGATCGCTGCCAGCCGCGTCTGTCCCTATTGCAGTGTGGCCCATACCTTAGCATTTTGTCTGGCAATTGAACAACTTGCCGGCGTAACGCCACCATTACGTGCTCAGGCTATACGTGTCGTGTTGGCCGAACTTGAGCGTGCTGCCTCTCACATCAACACGTTAGCAGCTTTGGCGATGGCGCTCGGCCTGAACGAGACTGCACGTCTCAGTCAGCTTGAGACCAGATTGCGATCGCTGCTCGTTAGCCTACCCAGTAACGGTAAAACCGCTTACATTCGTCCGGGTGGATTAGCCGCTCCACCCGCCGATCACACGCTGAGCGAGATTGCACAGACAGTCAATGAGCTATTACCGAAGATGGTAACAGTGGCCGAGCAGAGCATTCCGCGTCGCTCGCTGCTGGCCCGAATGGTAGACATCGGAACCCTACACACCTCTGCTGCTAGACAGTTTGGGTTAGCGGGCCCGCTGGCACGGGCCAGTGGTGTTGAAACCGATCTACGCATCCAGGCCCCCTATGCCGCATACCATGTCTTGATACCAGAGCTGGTGGTAGAAGAAGGTGGTGATGTGCATGCTCGCGTGGTCGTCTTGTTGCTCGAAGCGATAGAAGCATTACGCCTAGTTTCACGCTGGTTGCAGAATTTGCCAATCGGTGCGGTATATGAAGAGGTTGCACTGCAAGCCGGTGAAGCTATCGTAACGGTTGAAGCACCACGAGGGCCGTTGCGCTATACTGTGTGCAGTGATGGCCAGCAGTTGACAGAAGTGCAGATTGGAATCGGGCCGCAACTTGATCGGCTGTTGGCTCGATCGTTATTGCAACATGCTGCGGTTGACGATGCACTGCTGATCGCAATTTCGACCGATCCCTGTACCGCATGTTGGCAGGCAGCTACATACGTGATCGGCCGCAGTTAG
- a CDS encoding proton-conducting transporter membrane subunit, whose product MGLTTGFIGLLTGAAFCFSLAQIGITRRLAFLAALVTGLAMIGVVINPITVTPPEPFLTIGAVPVVLPTPPDLSERVFAIALLFAGTIGFLALALSVPADAEGFGALFGWLLLALSAALLSLTVPPLSFLTPLSWAVAVIATHGALIASGVDPEPNQLPPHLVGGGIAVVTITGLVTSTALLPTDALPPTALIGLTLLGALALAGAPPFHGARRAFVAAPALIGALGAGLILPTIGLGFIVRVLPQLPPLPTPTGHILVAIGTFGALGAAFGALNAASGRELVGWQGALQAGVILCAAALNDPLASLAASALFLALQLHAIAGGLVGAAIERQQGSDLLDGTQPTVRLPLIGFLWVVTTAIATGLPFGWSFWGWRWLFEAATTDYVWVIGTLLAAAVLGFAGGLPLLFRCWQGRQTTTRFWPEGWLGSLILAPLILIGFVPWLAWPLWLSWTPFAPPTLPAEPFAWPLIGLAVLLSVVCWLLLRQDNPYQTTRVVEDPAVTPTWQGMGELLYGLSEVADARTTLRLLSWVLDWVASLFHTGMIIFEQRYYLFGVMVALLAILILMAQ is encoded by the coding sequence ATGGGTCTTACCACTGGTTTTATCGGCTTACTCACTGGAGCTGCGTTCTGCTTCAGTCTGGCGCAGATCGGCATCACCCGCCGATTAGCATTCTTGGCCGCGCTGGTTACCGGTCTGGCAATGATAGGTGTTGTTATCAACCCGATAACGGTAACACCGCCAGAACCATTCTTAACTATCGGTGCGGTGCCGGTCGTATTACCAACTCCACCCGATCTCAGTGAACGAGTGTTTGCGATAGCACTTTTGTTTGCTGGGACGATTGGCTTCCTTGCCTTAGCACTGAGCGTCCCGGCAGACGCAGAAGGATTCGGTGCGCTTTTCGGGTGGTTGCTGCTTGCGCTGAGTGCGGCATTACTTAGCTTGACAGTCCCCCCGCTCAGTTTTCTGACGCCGCTAAGTTGGGCAGTAGCTGTGATTGCCACTCATGGGGCGTTGATAGCATCTGGGGTTGATCCGGAACCAAACCAATTACCGCCTCATTTGGTTGGTGGCGGAATAGCCGTAGTGACCATTACCGGCCTGGTAACATCCACTGCACTCCTACCAACCGACGCCTTACCGCCAACTGCGTTGATCGGCTTAACCCTGCTTGGCGCCCTGGCACTAGCAGGTGCGCCACCGTTTCACGGGGCACGGCGAGCCTTTGTTGCTGCTCCAGCTCTCATCGGTGCTCTTGGGGCTGGTCTGATATTACCGACCATTGGTTTAGGATTTATTGTACGTGTCCTCCCCCAATTACCGCCTTTGCCAACACCAACCGGTCACATCCTGGTCGCCATCGGCACCTTTGGGGCACTGGGAGCAGCCTTTGGCGCACTCAACGCTGCCTCTGGGCGCGAACTGGTAGGGTGGCAGGGAGCATTGCAAGCTGGGGTTATCCTCTGTGCGGCTGCTCTCAACGATCCGCTAGCCAGTCTGGCAGCATCGGCACTGTTTCTAGCCTTACAATTGCATGCCATTGCCGGTGGGCTCGTGGGAGCAGCTATCGAACGTCAACAAGGCTCTGATCTCCTCGATGGGACGCAACCCACTGTCCGGCTACCGCTGATCGGCTTCCTTTGGGTTGTTACAACAGCAATCGCGACCGGTCTCCCGTTCGGCTGGAGCTTTTGGGGTTGGCGTTGGCTGTTCGAAGCAGCAACCACCGATTATGTATGGGTAATAGGCACGTTACTTGCGGCTGCTGTATTAGGGTTTGCCGGCGGATTACCACTCCTCTTTCGTTGCTGGCAAGGTCGGCAGACAACGACCAGATTCTGGCCAGAAGGATGGTTAGGATCACTTATCCTTGCCCCGTTGATACTGATCGGCTTTGTGCCATGGCTAGCGTGGCCTCTCTGGTTGAGCTGGACACCATTTGCGCCGCCTACCCTCCCTGCCGAACCATTTGCCTGGCCGTTGATCGGGCTGGCAGTGTTGTTGAGTGTGGTATGTTGGCTGTTGCTGCGCCAAGACAATCCGTATCAGACGACCCGCGTCGTAGAAGACCCTGCGGTAACCCCGACCTGGCAGGGAATGGGGGAACTATTATACGGTCTTAGTGAGGTAGCTGACGCCCGCACAACCCTGCGACTGCTTAGTTGGGTACTTGATTGGGTAGCCAGTCTGTTCCATACCGGCATGATCATCTTCGAGCAGCGATACTATCTCTTCGGCGTCATGGTCGCACTGTTGGCGATTCTGATTCTGATGGCACAGTAG